From one Bacteroides eggerthii genomic stretch:
- a CDS encoding TssN family type VI secretion system protein → MNPVTQHLISSYLLMPLLTVIFGIAAYFIARKNKLLNNKKLIAYLLLCGIILALPGLSGFMDYNFMPYAYILLVILYWTAGYYNRLVLRKVFASSKEMPSFGIQCLLTVTVMLLGAGLFSVVFNLCNELQYGIWASTCLLPFAFPLLYSQTVNSYFDIPIEIYKVWKYSEEYDSDTLYINRERSIVMDVDIFRRVDDPASERITGKASEDIIFGQWFQRMIDDCNLKSPSSPIVYKNEGGAYYEWVFYTKPSFFKRRRYIDPDVTLAGNKLKRHDVIIAKRVANELIKYNEY, encoded by the coding sequence ATGAACCCAGTTACCCAACATCTCATTTCATCGTACCTGCTGATGCCGCTGCTGACCGTGATTTTCGGAATCGCAGCCTATTTTATCGCACGCAAGAACAAGCTGCTCAACAACAAAAAACTGATTGCGTATCTGCTGCTGTGCGGCATAATCCTTGCCCTGCCCGGCCTGTCCGGATTCATGGACTATAACTTCATGCCTTATGCCTACATCCTGCTGGTCATCCTGTACTGGACTGCCGGATATTACAACCGGCTCGTCCTTCGCAAAGTGTTCGCATCAAGCAAGGAAATGCCTTCTTTCGGCATCCAATGCCTGCTGACGGTTACGGTCATGCTTCTGGGAGCCGGACTCTTTTCCGTAGTGTTCAACCTCTGCAACGAACTCCAGTACGGCATCTGGGCCTCCACCTGCCTGCTGCCCTTTGCATTTCCACTCCTGTATTCCCAAACGGTGAACAGCTATTTCGACATACCCATTGAAATTTATAAAGTATGGAAATATTCGGAGGAATATGACTCGGATACCTTGTACATCAACCGTGAACGGAGCATCGTAATGGATGTGGACATATTCCGCAGGGTGGATGACCCCGCATCGGAACGCATAACCGGCAAGGCATCCGAGGATATCATCTTCGGGCAGTGGTTCCAGCGCATGATTGACGACTGCAACCTCAAATCACCGTCTTCGCCCATCGTATATAAGAATGAAGGAGGAGCCTATTACGAATGGGTATTCTATACCAAACCGTCCTTTTTCAAGAGACGGCGCTATATAGACCCCGACGTTACACTTGCCGGCAACAAGCTGAAAAGACACGATGTAATCATAGCCAAGCGTGTGGCAAACGAACTTATAAAGTATAACGAATATTAA
- a CDS encoding type VI secretion system transmembrane protein TssO, whose product MDNNRKTMNKREIFMGHAYVFLFFFLTTVACCLVIFMWNSDFKMFEQKEFVKIKMNRIKDFQQEQAESQLPVDSLFRKIETFEPGVYAQYEEDDIHYLINNLRNTYERNSWDKRYKLFMHIADFYAMWLSDRKQLWSIGQNISLFKANLEECEIGLQKKEEDLRSGTKNK is encoded by the coding sequence ATGGACAACAACAGAAAGACAATGAACAAACGGGAAATATTCATGGGACATGCCTATGTATTCCTGTTCTTTTTCCTGACAACCGTAGCGTGTTGTCTGGTAATTTTCATGTGGAACTCAGATTTCAAGATGTTTGAGCAGAAAGAGTTCGTAAAGATCAAGATGAACCGCATCAAGGATTTCCAGCAGGAACAAGCGGAAAGCCAGTTGCCGGTGGACTCCCTGTTCCGTAAAATAGAAACATTTGAACCGGGCGTTTACGCCCAGTATGAAGAAGACGACATCCATTATCTGATAAACAACCTGCGGAACACATACGAAAGGAACAGCTGGGACAAGCGATACAAGCTGTTCATGCACATTGCCGACTTTTATGCCATGTGGCTGTCCGACAGGAAACAGCTATGGAGTATCGGACAAAACATAAGTCTGTTCAAAGCCAATCTGGAGGAGTGCGAGATAGGCTTGCAGAAAAAGGAGGAAGACTTGCGCTCAGGAACTAAAAACAAATGA
- a CDS encoding PKD domain-containing protein, protein MGKIYTRKILFVIAAMLLCILVAILIRLFFSSRTVRMTLTPIEVETGETVHYADSTRNARSWLWEFGNGDISHERSGEYVFKKPGRYQVRLQVDGGLERKQIITVHRSRDDYGSDELVRMKAPATAFQGEIVSFKGYGPSKEWRWQFGESGIVDSREQNPLYAYTEPGIYEVLLTTENTQYPVRHTIEILPQYTENDSTDVLVIIGNDIREHLQAIVDGKPFNTHYNYILKKYLCGNPDIAVTVNNSKKNDFYSYCQGLKIIARRKTLIDEVFVDMGDNLNNECVMQLMVTQHERFSEQKNK, encoded by the coding sequence ATGGGAAAAATTTATACCAGAAAGATTCTGTTCGTAATCGCAGCCATGCTGCTGTGCATCCTTGTCGCCATACTGATCCGGCTGTTCTTTTCCAGCCGCACCGTGCGTATGACACTGACCCCCATAGAGGTGGAAACCGGAGAAACGGTCCATTATGCCGACAGCACCCGCAACGCACGCTCCTGGCTTTGGGAATTCGGCAACGGAGACATATCACACGAACGGAGCGGAGAATACGTGTTCAAGAAACCGGGACGCTACCAAGTACGCCTTCAAGTGGACGGAGGACTGGAAAGGAAACAGATCATCACAGTACACAGGAGCCGGGATGATTACGGAAGCGACGAGCTTGTCAGGATGAAAGCACCGGCAACCGCCTTTCAAGGAGAAATCGTATCTTTCAAAGGATACGGTCCGTCGAAAGAATGGCGCTGGCAGTTCGGAGAATCCGGAATTGTCGATTCGCGGGAGCAGAACCCACTCTACGCCTATACAGAACCCGGCATATACGAGGTTCTGCTGACTACGGAGAATACCCAATATCCGGTCCGGCACACCATTGAAATCCTTCCCCAATATACGGAGAACGACTCGACAGACGTGCTTGTCATCATCGGCAATGACATCCGTGAACACTTGCAAGCCATCGTGGACGGCAAGCCGTTCAATACCCATTACAATTATATCCTGAAGAAATACCTTTGCGGAAATCCGGACATAGCGGTAACCGTCAACAACAGCAAGAAGAATGATTTCTATTCCTATTGCCAAGGACTGAAAATCATAGCACGCAGGAAAACCCTTATAGACGAGGTGTTCGTCGATATGGGAGACAACCTGAACAACGAATGTGTGATGCAGCTGATGGTAACACAGCACGAACGCTTTTCCGAACAAAAAAACAAATGA
- a CDS encoding type VI secretion system TssO, with the protein MKPKNNTEVRKAYLRFAGYLTCCTILAVSIFACFLKTSGIEVKRITEQALEYDHIYAKELSLSNSMDSIYQYMKLMNTSPQINDKLLQSVVSTRKMNLLKYVQGMDTKDCRLYRQLLENLNIFLGVKDSIRLLNIQEEMVKKDLMQCIQDNWKTRRNLNVGSGGNKQ; encoded by the coding sequence ATGAAACCGAAAAACAACACAGAAGTAAGGAAAGCCTATCTGAGATTCGCGGGCTATCTGACATGCTGCACCATCCTTGCGGTAAGCATCTTTGCCTGTTTCCTGAAAACCTCCGGCATAGAAGTAAAGCGAATCACGGAGCAGGCACTGGAATATGACCATATCTATGCCAAAGAGCTGTCCCTGTCGAACAGCATGGATTCCATCTACCAGTACATGAAACTGATGAACACTTCACCGCAAATAAACGACAAGCTCCTGCAAAGCGTTGTCAGTACGCGCAAGATGAACCTGCTCAAATATGTCCAAGGCATGGACACCAAAGATTGCAGGCTTTACAGGCAGCTGCTGGAAAACCTCAACATCTTCCTCGGGGTAAAAGACTCCATCCGTCTGCTGAATATCCAGGAAGAGATGGTGAAGAAAGACCTGATGCAGTGCATCCAAGACAACTGGAAAACAAGGCGTAACCTGAATGTGGGTTCCGGCGGCAACAAACAATAA
- a CDS encoding type VI secretion system baseplate subunit TssG, producing MTEEQDKIVRFDEHSHSFNLPDTDFKAEVVASGLKEAGYDAERTLIFRRGDIRRGFSKDIHDIHPEYSHYDLTDYLYLYVNRRSLYDELPEGIFHKNLYQSEKISKEQVLDEIRIHREEEFFARRFFKPFEISLDHMLVAFQNKERRIDEMNVHPDFVSIFSGQWPVLELLPTHLAVMLVHMLAYMEQITASLSKTGECMTILTGVPVHIKRGDKCVVEVDPCLIPKLGSCILGDDMVLGNSFADGTYQMLVEIGPLSARRMESFFPGAADSKILNALTELFLPSDKEIQIRYIIQQEDARFRLGTPTEQGAYLGISTYL from the coding sequence ATGACGGAAGAACAAGATAAAATAGTACGGTTTGACGAACATTCCCATTCATTCAACCTGCCGGATACCGACTTCAAGGCGGAAGTGGTGGCCAGCGGACTGAAAGAAGCCGGGTATGATGCAGAGCGTACCCTCATATTCAGACGGGGAGACATCCGGCGCGGATTCTCGAAAGACATCCATGACATCCACCCGGAATATTCCCATTATGACCTGACGGACTATCTGTATCTTTATGTGAACAGGAGAAGCCTTTATGACGAGCTGCCCGAAGGCATATTCCACAAGAACCTTTACCAGTCCGAGAAAATATCGAAGGAACAGGTGCTGGACGAAATCCGCATCCACCGTGAAGAGGAATTTTTCGCCCGCCGTTTCTTCAAGCCTTTCGAAATCTCCCTGGACCATATGTTGGTAGCCTTCCAGAACAAGGAACGCCGCATTGACGAGATGAACGTACATCCGGATTTCGTAAGCATCTTTTCCGGTCAATGGCCCGTACTGGAATTGCTGCCGACCCATCTGGCGGTCATGCTTGTCCATATGCTGGCCTATATGGAACAGATTACAGCGAGCCTTTCCAAAACCGGCGAGTGCATGACCATTCTGACCGGTGTGCCCGTGCATATCAAGAGAGGAGACAAATGCGTGGTGGAAGTGGATCCCTGCCTTATTCCCAAATTGGGGAGCTGCATTCTGGGAGACGACATGGTTCTGGGAAACAGTTTTGCCGACGGCACCTACCAGATGCTGGTGGAAATCGGTCCCCTGTCCGCCCGACGGATGGAAAGCTTCTTTCCCGGCGCCGCCGACAGTAAAATACTGAATGCGCTGACAGAACTGTTCCTCCCCTCGGACAAGGAGATACAGATCCGCTACATCATCCAGCAGGAAGATGCCCGGTTCAGGCTGGGAACCCCAACCGAACAAGGCGCCTATCTGGGTATCAGCACCTATTTATGA
- the tssD gene encoding type VI secretion system tube protein TssD, which translates to MIYETILKIRGMEVPILYYNYRCHIRHYDDPNLRKIIQLHIQVCEEIGNRECLPVEGDLITLAFECKGEEQFFYDWLNEGAMHNGEIHFIYNEVEIVDIFRFWDCFCVKIEEYMSVGNSPMMMVLYLSPGIIKRNNLEVREKVWKVSDISQQPFISIAPESKEEKQAEIVEVYWMDAEGTRRIEELPESGIATLCAKVKNANAGETVKFEIEYDDGSIIKLLGKVNLQGEVKIENVKLNQKQESK; encoded by the coding sequence ATGATTTATGAAACTATTCTGAAAATAAGAGGAATGGAGGTGCCGATACTCTATTATAACTATCGGTGCCACATCCGGCACTATGATGACCCGAATCTGAGAAAAATCATACAACTCCACATCCAAGTATGCGAGGAAATCGGCAATCGGGAGTGTCTGCCGGTCGAGGGAGACCTGATTACGCTTGCGTTTGAGTGCAAGGGTGAAGAACAGTTCTTCTATGACTGGCTGAACGAAGGAGCCATGCACAACGGGGAAATCCATTTTATCTACAACGAAGTGGAAATAGTGGATATTTTCCGGTTCTGGGACTGCTTCTGTGTGAAAATAGAGGAGTATATGAGTGTAGGAAACTCTCCGATGATGATGGTGCTGTATTTGTCACCGGGGATTATCAAAAGGAATAATCTGGAGGTTAGGGAGAAGGTGTGGAAAGTGTCGGATATTTCGCAGCAACCATTTATTTCGATTGCGCCTGAATCGAAAGAGGAAAAGCAAGCGGAAATAGTGGAGGTGTATTGGATGGATGCAGAGGGTACTCGTAGAATTGAAGAATTGCCTGAAAGTGGAATAGCAACCTTATGTGCTAAGGTTAAAAATGCGAATGCTGGTGAAACTGTAAAGTTTGAAATAGAGTATGATGATGGTTCAATTATAAAATTGTTAGGTAAAGTTAATTTGCAGGGCGAAGTTAAAATTGAAAATGTAAAGTTAAACCAAAAACAAGAATCTAAATGA
- the mobC gene encoding conjugal transfer protein MobC — protein MQQEDDLRALAKIMEFGRAVSIFLLVVHVYVYCYPSITAWNLNLAVMDRILVNFNNTTGIFNCILWSKLLAVLLLAVSCLGTHGVKGEKITWPKIYAALVAGCALFFLNWWLLELPLPHAANTAFYIFTLTAGYLALLMSGLWMSRLYRHNLMEDVFNMENESFMQETRLMENEYSVNLPTRFYYKKRWNNGFVNIVNIFRACMVIGTPGSGKSYAIVNSYIRQLIAKGFAIYIYDYKFDDLSTIAYNSLLKNMDKYEVKPRFYVINFDDPRRSHRCNPINPEFMTDISDAYEASYTIMLNLNRTWIEKQGDFFVESPIILLAAIIWYLKIYKNGIYCTFPHAVELLNKPYSDLFTVLTSYPELENYLSPFMDAWKGGAQDQLQGQIASAKIPLTRMISPQLYWVMTGNDFSLDINNPKEPKLLCVGNNPDRQNIYSAALGLYNSRIVKLINKKRQLKCAVIIDELPTIYFRGLDNLIATARSNKVGVLLGFQDFSQLTRDYGEKESKVIQNTVGNIFSGQVVGETAKTLSERFGKVLQQRQSVSINRQDVSTSINTQLDSLIPASKIANLSQGTFVGAVADNFGEKIEQKIFHAEIVVDHAAVSAEEKAYRKIPFINEFKDKDGNDIMMQQIQRNYDQIKSDAQAIINEEMDRIKNDPELCKRLGLDNEKTSKKE, from the coding sequence ATGCAGCAAGAAGACGATTTGAGGGCGCTTGCCAAGATCATGGAATTTGGCAGGGCCGTGAGTATTTTTCTTTTGGTGGTACACGTCTATGTGTATTGTTATCCGAGTATCACCGCGTGGAACTTGAACCTTGCGGTGATGGACAGGATTCTGGTGAATTTCAATAATACGACCGGGATTTTCAACTGTATTCTCTGGAGCAAACTGTTGGCAGTGCTTCTGCTGGCAGTTTCCTGTCTGGGTACGCACGGGGTCAAAGGTGAAAAGATAACCTGGCCTAAAATTTATGCGGCGCTGGTGGCAGGATGCGCACTGTTCTTTCTGAACTGGTGGTTGCTTGAGCTGCCATTGCCACACGCGGCAAATACCGCATTCTATATTTTTACTCTTACGGCAGGCTATCTCGCCCTGCTGATGTCGGGGCTATGGATGAGCCGCCTTTACAGGCACAACCTCATGGAAGATGTGTTCAATATGGAAAATGAGAGTTTCATGCAGGAAACCCGACTGATGGAGAATGAGTATTCGGTAAATCTCCCGACGAGATTCTATTATAAAAAACGCTGGAATAACGGATTTGTCAATATTGTCAATATTTTCCGTGCCTGCATGGTTATCGGAACACCGGGTAGCGGCAAGTCCTATGCGATAGTCAACAGTTACATACGCCAGCTTATAGCCAAGGGCTTTGCGATTTACATCTACGATTACAAGTTTGATGACCTGTCCACCATAGCCTATAATTCTTTGTTGAAGAATATGGACAAGTACGAGGTCAAGCCCCGGTTCTATGTCATAAATTTCGACGATCCGCGCAGGTCTCACCGATGCAATCCTATCAATCCGGAATTTATGACGGACATTTCCGATGCGTACGAGGCGAGCTATACGATAATGCTCAACCTCAATCGCACCTGGATTGAAAAGCAGGGTGACTTTTTTGTAGAATCCCCCATCATTCTGCTTGCTGCAATAATCTGGTATTTGAAGATTTACAAGAACGGGATTTATTGTACGTTCCCGCATGCGGTGGAATTACTGAACAAGCCTTACTCGGACCTGTTCACCGTCCTGACTTCCTATCCGGAGTTGGAAAACTACCTTTCTCCTTTCATGGATGCATGGAAAGGAGGGGCGCAGGATCAGCTCCAGGGCCAGATTGCTTCGGCAAAAATCCCCCTTACGCGTATGATTTCCCCACAACTATACTGGGTGATGACAGGAAATGATTTTTCGTTGGATATCAATAATCCGAAAGAACCCAAATTACTTTGTGTCGGCAACAATCCGGACAGGCAGAACATCTATTCGGCTGCACTCGGACTATATAATTCCCGTATTGTCAAACTTATCAACAAGAAAAGACAGCTCAAATGTGCCGTAATCATCGATGAGCTTCCCACCATTTATTTCCGGGGGCTTGACAATCTGATTGCAACGGCACGAAGCAACAAGGTGGGCGTACTTTTGGGTTTTCAGGATTTCAGCCAGCTGACCCGCGATTATGGTGAAAAGGAGTCCAAGGTTATTCAGAACACGGTAGGAAATATATTCAGCGGGCAGGTGGTCGGAGAAACCGCAAAGACACTTTCTGAACGCTTCGGCAAGGTGCTCCAGCAGCGTCAGTCCGTTTCCATCAACCGTCAAGATGTTTCCACTTCCATCAACACGCAGCTTGACTCGCTTATCCCGGCATCCAAGATTGCCAATCTGTCGCAAGGTACATTTGTCGGGGCTGTGGCGGATAATTTTGGCGAGAAGATAGAACAGAAAATATTCCATGCCGAAATTGTTGTGGACCATGCAGCGGTCAGTGCGGAAGAAAAGGCCTACAGGAAAATCCCTTTCATCAACGAATTCAAGGACAAGGACGGTAATGACATCATGATGCAGCAGATTCAGCGTAACTACGACCAGATCAAGTCGGACGCACAGGCCATCATCAACGAAGAGATGGACCGTATCAAAAACGATCCGGAGTTATGCAAGCGATTGGGGTTGGATAATGAAAAAACATCCAAGAAGGAGTAA
- the tssR gene encoding type VI secretion system protein TssR domain-containing protein, translated as MKKNCISTLIKGGWICGCIICMASCGPVHRFMRIKNVPREYMRNYSIEGVKAPCSQTLPKHTPWIVFANEAGTSYLSPSGKNEMQSVKYMDAFLVIKRKGDWLRLIRYDPTILKNGKLKEWKQAKYCGWINQNNLLLTRSGFTDIVTGFKNKQVVMLNDSVALATPKTYFANDSVKLFKNTDLTQEAGKIPFYSVVYPYQISEDKGCTLVADKPQLDADSIGHAVIGWIDGRLLTAPEQQLHIDLTSLPDSTLVFKDRERKDTLPLSSNDLKRKLQLSASQPAIRYSPVLSYRNNDTSFCFRTRLPMPVIDKRESYVLNVNGNPIYYGIFKNKIEKDLQKINLMFVLEGKENTIQRFPAVVNAIQGLQSQLVNDDSFSFRFGAVLTFNEPDNRKDPICKLTPDYMELLDFLSAKARNAEQLKPTYGRFGSWSGLRIGVEQFNKCPDETNILVVIGDKGFNSEWADSTLVNKLVKNNCRMIGFQLYGGEPDNFNNFVLQIGNMIDCSAPRVSRKKRELIVYPEQIRNENEYAEVNHNTYCLDFPNRSMTQGWLVFPQKNESLELEGLTTAVDSMLIQVKFDNTLLSNSLARAFDEVGTHRYRTDSTMTAYYHIRQSGVQPMLSVLPDTEPAWSLPAQPIVLPDSLSSTLDYYLLVNEEEFKRLRKYVEAPSKLIVDYKYEAVKKKKQAKVDICDCPDDYLQADAEESTVRVKTDSLNAPEYASTRRARRKLVRHFLSERNRDRFCKVGRKTFLRMPLSEALQRFTSCPTDYPFFEVYRVKDLRKKKMITDAELDMLIEYFKEKKKLLDEAAGKPFQSNGQTYYWISRDLLP; from the coding sequence ATGAAAAAGAATTGCATATCGACACTCATAAAAGGAGGATGGATTTGCGGATGCATCATCTGTATGGCATCCTGCGGACCGGTACACCGTTTTATGCGGATAAAGAATGTACCCCGTGAATATATGCGGAACTATTCCATAGAAGGGGTAAAGGCTCCCTGCAGCCAGACACTGCCCAAACATACCCCGTGGATTGTCTTCGCCAATGAAGCAGGAACATCCTATCTGAGCCCAAGCGGAAAGAACGAGATGCAGTCTGTGAAATATATGGACGCATTTCTCGTCATCAAGCGAAAAGGAGACTGGCTCAGGCTGATACGATACGACCCCACCATTCTGAAGAACGGAAAACTGAAAGAATGGAAACAGGCAAAATACTGCGGATGGATCAACCAAAACAACCTGTTGCTGACCCGGAGCGGCTTTACCGACATTGTTACCGGATTCAAAAACAAACAGGTGGTCATGCTGAACGACAGCGTGGCATTGGCCACCCCAAAAACGTATTTTGCCAATGACTCCGTAAAACTGTTCAAAAATACAGACCTGACACAAGAGGCTGGCAAGATTCCATTTTACAGTGTCGTATATCCTTATCAAATATCGGAAGACAAAGGATGCACCCTCGTGGCAGACAAACCGCAGCTTGACGCAGACAGCATAGGGCATGCTGTCATCGGATGGATAGACGGACGCCTGCTGACCGCCCCCGAACAACAGCTCCATATAGACCTAACCTCGCTGCCGGACAGCACGCTCGTCTTTAAAGACAGGGAACGGAAAGACACCTTGCCGCTATCATCCAACGACCTGAAGCGGAAATTGCAACTTTCGGCCAGCCAGCCTGCTATCCGCTACAGCCCGGTACTGTCCTACCGGAACAATGACACGAGCTTCTGCTTCAGGACCCGGCTTCCGATGCCGGTCATCGACAAACGGGAAAGCTATGTGCTGAATGTCAACGGCAATCCAATCTATTACGGGATTTTCAAAAACAAGATAGAGAAGGACCTGCAAAAAATAAACCTCATGTTTGTCCTGGAAGGAAAAGAGAACACCATCCAACGGTTTCCAGCCGTGGTGAATGCCATCCAGGGACTGCAATCGCAACTGGTGAATGACGACAGCTTTTCTTTCAGGTTCGGTGCCGTGCTTACCTTCAATGAACCGGACAACCGGAAAGACCCCATCTGCAAACTGACTCCCGACTACATGGAGCTGCTTGATTTCCTTTCCGCCAAAGCACGTAATGCCGAGCAACTGAAGCCTACATACGGACGATTCGGCAGCTGGTCCGGCCTTCGGATCGGAGTGGAGCAATTCAACAAATGTCCGGATGAAACCAATATCCTGGTTGTCATCGGCGATAAAGGGTTCAACAGCGAGTGGGCAGACTCCACCTTGGTGAACAAGCTGGTAAAAAACAACTGCCGCATGATCGGCTTCCAGCTCTACGGAGGAGAACCGGACAACTTCAACAACTTCGTGCTGCAAATCGGAAACATGATAGACTGCTCGGCACCACGCGTCAGCCGGAAAAAACGGGAACTGATTGTATATCCCGAACAGATCAGAAATGAAAACGAATATGCGGAGGTGAACCATAACACCTATTGTTTGGACTTTCCAAACCGGAGCATGACACAGGGATGGCTGGTATTTCCGCAAAAGAACGAATCGCTGGAACTGGAAGGACTGACCACCGCCGTGGATTCCATGCTGATACAAGTGAAGTTTGACAATACCCTGCTGAGCAACAGCCTGGCAAGGGCATTCGACGAAGTGGGTACACACCGATATAGGACAGATTCGACAATGACAGCTTATTACCATATCCGCCAGTCGGGGGTACAACCCATGCTATCCGTACTTCCGGATACCGAACCTGCCTGGAGCCTGCCTGCACAGCCAATCGTACTGCCGGACTCGCTGTCCTCCACACTGGACTATTATCTGCTTGTCAACGAAGAGGAGTTCAAACGGTTGAGAAAGTATGTGGAAGCACCCTCCAAGCTGATCGTTGACTATAAATACGAAGCGGTCAAAAAGAAAAAGCAAGCGAAGGTGGATATCTGCGACTGTCCAGACGACTACCTACAGGCAGATGCCGAAGAATCTACCGTACGTGTAAAGACGGACAGCCTGAACGCACCGGAATATGCCTCAACCCGCCGTGCAAGGAGAAAACTGGTCAGACATTTCCTTTCAGAGCGCAACAGGGACAGATTTTGCAAGGTAGGGAGAAAGACTTTCCTGAGAATGCCCCTGTCAGAGGCCTTGCAAAGGTTTACCTCCTGCCCGACCGACTATCCTTTCTTTGAAGTTTACCGTGTCAAGGACTTGCGGAAAAAGAAAATGATTACGGATGCGGAGCTGGACATGCTGATTGAATATTTCAAGGAAAAGAAAAAACTGCTGGACGAAGCCGCCGGCAAGCCGTTCCAGTCCAACGGGCAGACATACTATTGGATCAGCCGTGACCTATTACCATAG
- a CDS encoding M23 family metallopeptidase has translation MIKVKGCLAGSTKYSILRPVSMEAYWADQENGKFDSLYWGTKVRLYISRKFLYDAMVKIYLKSVPDEKIIINEDSIVNLIPSFFQSEVNYYEFYLEKYEHYNTLIKNMGNVRLCCEVSSTLGFYFNDCIASIKIESQFCDPLVEMQIRRNRASNLFGKVRNNSTKNHQGFDYYANQGTNIIAVANSIVDRIVDSEKGDYGKQLVLKLDRCNYYAFYAHLSEITVKVGDIVHKGDIIGKTGITGNAKSMKGADQHLHFECRTSSNLGIGLIGRISPNNVVLTKFYSQDESKPNQSNLGVKKIDNNGNVTLMNIQW, from the coding sequence ATGATAAAAGTTAAAGGTTGTTTAGCAGGCTCTACAAAATATTCCATATTAAGACCTGTGTCTATGGAAGCTTATTGGGCCGATCAAGAAAATGGAAAGTTTGATAGTTTATATTGGGGAACAAAAGTAAGACTTTATATAAGTAGAAAATTTTTATATGATGCTATGGTGAAAATATATCTTAAATCTGTTCCCGATGAAAAAATTATCATAAATGAGGATTCTATAGTTAATTTGATTCCTTCTTTTTTTCAGAGTGAGGTGAACTATTATGAATTTTATTTGGAAAAATATGAACATTATAACACTCTAATAAAGAATATGGGAAATGTAAGGCTTTGTTGTGAAGTATCAAGTACTTTAGGCTTCTATTTTAATGATTGCATTGCTTCTATAAAAATAGAGTCTCAATTTTGTGATCCTTTGGTTGAAATGCAAATTAGACGAAACAGGGCGAGTAATCTATTTGGTAAAGTTCGAAATAATTCAACGAAGAATCATCAAGGATTTGATTATTATGCAAATCAAGGGACAAATATAATTGCAGTTGCTAACAGTATAGTAGATAGAATTGTGGATTCTGAAAAAGGAGATTATGGAAAGCAATTAGTTTTAAAATTAGACCGTTGTAATTATTATGCATTTTACGCTCATTTGTCAGAAATTACAGTAAAAGTAGGGGATATAGTTCATAAAGGAGATATTATTGGTAAAACAGGCATTACCGGAAATGCAAAATCCATGAAAGGAGCTGATCAACATCTTCATTTTGAATGTAGAACTTCATCGAATTTGGGAATAGGCTTGATAGGAAGAATAAGTCCTAATAATGTTGTTTTAACTAAGTTTTATTCTCAAGATGAATCAAAACCAAATCAAAGCAATCTTGGTGTAAAAAAAATAGACAATAATGGAAATGTAACTTTAATGAATATACAATGGTAG